The DNA window TCTCAATACGATCCAGATCATAAAACTAATTGACATTAATATTATCCATCCAAGATCAAATTCCGGTTTTCCTTTAACATATAAGTCACTGGCTATTTTCAGACAGAACATTACCACTATCAAAGCAAAAAAACCATGATATTCTCTCTTTAATACATTTCGAATGCTAAAGGATAAGTCAGATTTTATATATCCCTTAAAATTGGGGAAAAATGCAGGAGTACTATCTGCCCAGTTTAAATATTCATCACCAAATTTCTTTATCAGAAATTCCTCTTCTGCACAAATAATCCGTTCATAATATAACCAGAAAACCAGGATATAGATCAAAACTACCCACCAGATATGAGCAAATAAAGATATTCCCAATCCCATAAAGAAATTGCCCAGATAAAGCGGATTTCTTACTATAGAATATATTCCTGTTGTATTAAGACTATCAGCAACCTGCTTTCGCCGGTTTCTTCCCGATGTACCCCTAGGCACATGACCTATCGTAATTATTCTGATCCCTAAACCTATAAAACTTACCAGAAAGCAAAATACTACCCAGATCGTCTCTAAAAGTTTGCTGTTACCCAGATATTCATAATGCCGCATTGCTACGAGTATTAAAACGATAATAAATATCGGGAGATAACTTCTCCATCTAAACAGCCATTTCCCTGATTTC is part of the Candidatus Stygibacter australis genome and encodes:
- a CDS encoding isoprenylcysteine carboxylmethyltransferase family protein; its protein translation is MLLKEQFEKSGKWLFRWRSYLPIFIIVLILVAMRHYEYLGNSKLLETIWVVFCFLVSFIGLGIRIITIGHVPRGTSGRNRRKQVADSLNTTGIYSIVRNPLYLGNFFMGLGISLFAHIWWVVLIYILVFWLYYERIICAEEEFLIKKFGDEYLNWADSTPAFFPNFKGYIKSDLSFSIRNVLKREYHGFFALIVVMFCLKIASDLYVKGKPEFDLGWIILMSISFMIWIVLRILNKHTRILDVRGR